One genomic region from Cucumis melo cultivar AY chromosome 9, USDA_Cmelo_AY_1.0, whole genome shotgun sequence encodes:
- the LOC103482697 gene encoding bifunctional dTDP-4-dehydrorhamnose 3,5-epimerase/dTDP-4-dehydrorhamnose reductase, with protein sequence MGILADSGSGSSLKFLIYGRTGWIGGLLGHLCQQQGIDFTYGSGRLENRASLEADIAAVKPTHVFNAAGVTGRPNVDWCESHKVETIRTNVVGTLTLADVCRERGLILINYATGCIFEYDSAHPINSGIGFKEDEIPNFIGSFYSKTKAMVEDLLKNYENVCTLRVRMPISSDLSNPRNFITKITRYEKVVDIPNSMTILDELLPISIEMAKRNLTGIWNFTNPGVVSHNEILEMYKQFIDPNFTWKNFNLEEQAKVIVAPRSNNELDATKLKNEFPELLSIKDSLLKYVFKPNQKTPTA encoded by the exons ATGGGGATTCTCGCTGACAGTGGGTCAGGTTCTTCTCTCAAGTTCTTGATTTACGGCCGGACTGGCTGGATTGGCGGTTTGCTTGGCCACCTCTGCCAACAACAGGGTATCGATTTCACTTACGGCTCTGGCCGCCTCGAGAACCGCGCCTCCCTCGAGGCTGATATCGCCGCTGTCAAGCCAACCCATGTCTTCAACGCTGCTGGAGTCACTGGCCGCCCCAACGTCGATTGGTGCGAATCGCATAAGGTCGAGACCATTAGAACCAATGTGGTCGGAACCTTGACCTTGGCCGATGTGTGCCGTGAGAGAGGCTTGATCTTGATTAATTATGCCACTGGCTGCATTTTCGAGTATGATTCCGCACATCCTATCAATTCGGGGATTGGATTCAAGGAGGATGAAATCCCTAATTTTATTGGATCCTTCTATTCCAAGACGAAAGCTATG GTTGAGGATCTACTAAAGAACTATGAGAATGTGTGCACTTTGCGCGTTCGGATGCCTATATCCTCGGACTTATCAAATCCTCGCAACTTCATTACCAAGATTACTAGATATGAGAAGGTTGTCGACATCCCAAACTCAATGACAATCTTGGACGAACTCCTTCCGATCTCCATCGAAATGGCGAAAAGAAACCTCACTGGAATATGGAACTTCACCAACCCAGGAGTGGTCAGCCACAACGAGATCTTGGAGATGTACAAGCAATTCATTGACCCCAATTTCACATGGAAGAACTTCAATCTGGAGGAGCAAGCCAAAGTGATCGTCGCCCCACGAAGCAACAATGAGCTCGATGCAACCAAGTTGAAGAACGAATTCCCTGAGCTCTTGTCCATCAAGGACTCTCTCCTCAAGTATGTGTTCAAGCCAAATCAGAAAACTCCCACAGCTTAA